A region of [Bacteroides] pectinophilus DNA encodes the following proteins:
- a CDS encoding competence/damage-inducible protein A, with the protein MTVELISVGTEILMGSIVNTNAAFLSAGCASIGLSIYNQQVVGDNPDRLSDAINLALGRADTVIITGGLGPTEDDITMQTAASVMGKGLVEDAHTREHIGNVLKNSIYKDNITDNNWKQAMVPEGAIVIDNRNGTAPGIIMERGDKALILIPGPPNELEVMFRKDIKPYLMARNPKAIFSRTIKLCGIGESQAETKIIDLIDAQDNPTVATYAKTGEVQIRITASADTEDAAKELVKPVAKEIKSRFREDVYTVDADCNLEDVVVEMLDKKGLKIVTAESCTGGLLAGRLVNVSGASEVFSQGFVTYSNKAKRKALSVDKAILKKYGAVSKETAKEMAKGAILASDAEVGVSVTGVAGPEPSEGKPVGLVYIGCYYRDKVTVKEFMFRGNRQKIREQAVVMALDMVRRRIIEDDK; encoded by the coding sequence ATGACAGTTGAACTGATATCTGTAGGAACTGAGATACTTATGGGAAGTATTGTTAATACCAATGCGGCATTTCTTTCAGCAGGATGTGCTTCAATAGGACTTTCCATCTACAACCAGCAGGTTGTGGGTGATAATCCTGACAGACTTTCAGATGCAATTAATCTTGCTCTTGGAAGAGCTGATACGGTAATTATAACAGGGGGACTCGGACCTACGGAAGATGATATCACAATGCAGACTGCTGCATCAGTCATGGGTAAGGGACTTGTTGAAGATGCCCACACAAGGGAACATATTGGGAATGTACTTAAGAACAGCATTTATAAGGATAATATAACTGATAATAATTGGAAACAGGCTATGGTACCTGAAGGAGCCATCGTAATAGACAACCGCAACGGTACCGCGCCCGGAATTATAATGGAACGCGGTGACAAAGCGCTTATATTAATTCCGGGACCGCCTAATGAACTTGAGGTCATGTTCAGGAAAGATATTAAGCCATATCTTATGGCCCGTAACCCGAAGGCGATTTTCTCAAGGACAATAAAGCTGTGTGGAATTGGAGAGAGCCAGGCGGAGACGAAGATTATTGACCTTATAGATGCCCAGGACAATCCTACTGTTGCAACATATGCCAAGACAGGCGAAGTGCAGATAAGGATTACGGCAAGTGCAGACACCGAAGATGCTGCAAAAGAGCTTGTCAAGCCTGTTGCCAAGGAGATAAAGAGCAGATTCAGGGAAGATGTATATACTGTAGATGCAGATTGCAATCTTGAGGATGTTGTTGTTGAGATGCTTGATAAGAAGGGACTTAAGATTGTGACGGCAGAATCATGTACGGGCGGACTCCTTGCGGGAAGGCTTGTTAATGTGAGCGGTGCTTCCGAAGTATTTTCACAGGGATTCGTAACATATTCCAATAAGGCAAAGCGCAAGGCATTAAGTGTGGACAAAGCAATCCTTAAAAAATACGGTGCTGTGAGTAAGGAGACTGCCAAAGAGATGGCGAAGGGAGCTATACTCGCATCAGATGCCGAAGTTGGTGTATCGGTTACAGGTGTTGCCGGTCCTGAACCGTCTGAAGGCAAGCCTGTAGGTCTTGTATATATAGGATGTTATTACAGGGACAAGGTTACCGTCAAAGAATTCATGTTCAGGGGGAACCGCCAGAAGATACGTGAACAGGCTGTTGTGATGGCACTTGATATGGTGCGCAGAAGAATAATCGAGGATGACAAATAA
- a CDS encoding Gx transporter family protein, translated as MKKNSRLVAFCGIFTALAMIFSYVEMLLPISIGVPGAKLGLANIAVLVVLYVAGGRTAFCVDILRIVLTSILFGNMAAFIFSISGGMLSIIVMILLKKSGRFSMLGVSVAGGTAHNIGQIAAAAVVVGTAKIAYYLPVLLITGVITGIVNGCVARIIKISLQKNGLNDIV; from the coding sequence ATGAAAAAAAATAGCAGACTCGTTGCATTCTGTGGTATATTCACAGCGCTTGCAATGATATTCAGTTATGTTGAGATGCTTTTGCCGATATCAATAGGTGTTCCGGGAGCTAAGCTCGGACTTGCCAATATAGCGGTACTTGTTGTCCTGTATGTGGCAGGAGGCCGCACCGCGTTCTGCGTTGATATATTAAGAATAGTGCTTACAAGTATATTGTTTGGCAATATGGCAGCATTTATATTCAGCATAAGCGGTGGAATGTTAAGCATCATTGTAATGATACTGCTTAAGAAATCCGGCCGTTTTTCCATGCTTGGTGTAAGCGTTGCCGGCGGGACGGCACACAATATAGGACAGATAGCGGCGGCAGCAGTAGTCGTGGGAACCGCAAAGATTGCATATTATCTTCCCGTGCTGCTTATAACAGGAGTTATAACGGGAATTGTAAATGGGTGCGTTGCCAGAATAATAAAAATAAGCTTGCAAAAAAACGGACTTAATGATATTGTATGA
- the pgsA gene encoding CDP-diacylglycerol--glycerol-3-phosphate 3-phosphatidyltransferase yields MNLPNKLTVLRVIMIPVFLVFLLTDCAGDASKYIAAAVFVLASLTDMLDGRIARKYNLVTNFGKFMDPLADKLLVCSALIAFVELGYLPAWIVIIIISREFIISGFRLIAADKGVVIAANYWGKFKTTFQMIMTILLILQLDYPYADTVEWIFVYIALALTVISLVDYIYRNIGVMSDDK; encoded by the coding sequence ATGAATTTGCCGAATAAACTTACAGTATTAAGAGTCATTATGATTCCGGTATTTCTGGTATTCCTGCTTACTGATTGTGCAGGTGATGCATCAAAATATATTGCGGCGGCAGTATTTGTACTTGCAAGTCTTACGGACATGCTTGATGGCAGGATTGCCAGAAAGTACAATCTTGTAACTAACTTTGGAAAGTTTATGGATCCGCTTGCCGATAAGCTTCTTGTATGTTCAGCGCTTATAGCTTTTGTTGAGCTGGGCTATCTCCCTGCGTGGATAGTAATAATAATCATAAGCAGGGAATTCATAATAAGCGGTTTCAGGCTGATTGCAGCTGATAAGGGCGTAGTTATAGCGGCTAACTACTGGGGAAAGTTCAAGACAACATTTCAGATGATTATGACTATTCTTCTTATTCTGCAGCTTGATTACCCATATGCTGATACAGTTGAATGGATTTTTGTATATATTGCGCTTGCACTTACGGTAATCTCACTCGTTGATTACATTTACAGGAACATAGGCGTTATGTCGGATGATAAGTAA
- the rimO gene encoding 30S ribosomal protein S12 methylthiotransferase RimO codes for MKIMFVSLGCDKNLVDTEMMLGQLHSRGYEFTDDENEADAVVVNTCCFIHDAKQESVDTLLEMAELKKNGRCRFLIACGCLAQRYRQEIIDEIPEVDAVVGTSAYDKIADTLDELVNKQGDGINCFEDINRLPQTHDRRIVTTGGYYEYLKIAEGCDKCCTYCIIPKVRGSYRSVPMDELIKQAEDLAEQGVKELILVAQETSLYGTDLYGEKSLHRLLHELAAIDGIEWIRILYCYPEEIDDTLIQAIKSEPKVCHYLDLPIQHANDAILKRMGRRTTKQDLIDIVKKLRSEIPDICLRTTLITGFPGETKEQHEEVLDFIDELEFDRLGAFTYSAEEDTPAAGFDNQIDEDVKAARRDAVMELQQEISADRSAEVVGRTLKVMIEGKLADEDVYVGRTYRDAPNVDGYVFVNTDAQLMSGDFIPVKITASDNYDLIGEPDYEFAE; via the coding sequence ATGAAGATAATGTTTGTGTCACTTGGCTGTGACAAGAATCTTGTAGATACAGAAATGATGCTCGGACAGCTTCATTCAAGAGGATATGAATTCACAGATGATGAGAATGAGGCAGATGCGGTGGTTGTTAATACATGCTGTTTTATTCACGATGCCAAGCAGGAGAGCGTTGATACGCTGCTTGAGATGGCAGAACTTAAGAAGAACGGCAGATGCAGATTCCTTATTGCATGCGGGTGTCTTGCACAGCGATACAGACAGGAGATAATTGATGAGATTCCTGAGGTTGACGCAGTAGTCGGAACATCAGCATATGATAAGATTGCCGACACACTGGATGAACTTGTCAATAAGCAGGGAGATGGCATTAATTGTTTTGAGGACATTAACAGGCTTCCACAGACTCATGACAGAAGAATTGTCACGACCGGAGGATATTATGAATATCTTAAGATTGCAGAAGGCTGTGACAAGTGCTGTACATACTGCATCATCCCTAAAGTGAGGGGCTCATACAGAAGCGTTCCTATGGATGAGCTTATAAAGCAGGCAGAAGACCTTGCAGAGCAGGGCGTTAAGGAGCTTATACTTGTTGCACAGGAGACAAGCCTGTACGGAACAGACCTCTATGGGGAAAAGTCACTCCACAGGCTGCTTCATGAGCTTGCGGCAATAGACGGTATAGAGTGGATAAGGATTCTGTACTGCTATCCGGAAGAGATTGATGATACTCTTATTCAGGCAATCAAGTCAGAACCTAAGGTCTGTCATTATCTTGATCTTCCGATACAGCATGCCAATGATGCTATTCTTAAGAGAATGGGCAGGCGTACAACTAAGCAGGATCTTATTGATATTGTTAAAAAACTCCGCAGTGAGATACCGGATATCTGCTTAAGAACAACTCTTATTACGGGATTCCCGGGTGAGACCAAAGAGCAGCATGAAGAAGTGCTTGATTTTATTGATGAACTGGAGTTTGACAGACTTGGAGCGTTCACATATTCTGCTGAGGAAGATACACCGGCAGCAGGCTTTGATAATCAGATTGATGAGGATGTCAAGGCAGCAAGGCGTGATGCAGTAATGGAACTTCAGCAGGAGATATCAGCCGACCGTTCGGCGGAGGTAGTTGGAAGAACACTTAAGGTCATGATAGAGGGAAAGCTTGCTGATGAGGATGTATATGTGGGCAGGACATACAGGGACGCACCTAATGTGGACGGATATGTATTTGTCAATACTGATGCACAGCTTATGTCAGGGGATTTTATACCTGTAAAGATAACAGCATCAGATAATTACGATTTGATAGGAGAGCCTGATTATGAATTTGCCGAATAA